DNA sequence from the Devosia lacusdianchii genome:
CCGACCCGCACTTCGTGGCCATGGATGTCAAACGGCAGCTTGAACGCGTCGACGATCTTCTGGCTCAGGGCCAGCGCCGCAGCCGTATCGATCGCCACGAACTGGATGACCGCGAACTCGTCGCCGCCGAGCCGCGCCACGGTGTCGACCTCGTCGACCTGGTCGAGCAGCCGCTTGGCGGCCTGGCGGATCAGTTCGTCGCCGGCCGGGTGGCCGAGCGTATCGTTGACATGCTTGAACCGATCTAGGTCCAGGTAATGCAGCGCAATCCTGGACCCGTTCCGGCGCATATTGGCCAGTGCCTGATCCAGCCGGTCCTCGAACAAGGAGCGGTTGGGAATCCCGGTCATCGGGTCGTGAAAGGCCAGGAACGAGGCTTCGGCTTTGCTGTGTTCGAGCATGGTGGAGGTGCGGCGCAGGCGGCGCAGCAACATGGCGATGGCCAGCGCCGCCAGGATGACGCCGCCGATTACCGCCGGCGCGGTTTCCTTGATGAGCGCAAAGGCCGGCTCGTCGGGTATCCAGGTGAAGAAGCCGACGATGCGTCCCTCCGTATCGAGCACCGGCGAGGCGATGCGCTCGTCGGTGGTCTGCGCGGAGCGCTCGAACGCCAGCCCCGGCACCTCGTATTTTCTCGCGATCTCGTCGGCGACCGATTGGTCGAGAAAGCGTGCGGAGATGTGCAGAAATTCGGTTCCCGGCGCCTGTTGCACTGCGTCGCTGCCCGGAATAACCGGCCTGACGCTGACAAGAGCCGGCTGCCCATTACCGAGGACAATGAGATCCTGGGTGCCGAGGCCGGTGATCGCCGCAGTCGAGTCATCCAGCCCAGCGGACGCATCCGCCATCTGCCGCCGCAGCGACTGCACGAGTGGCGCAATGGCGGCCTTGTCTGCTTCGTAGACCGAGCCTCCGACGCGTTCGCCATCGGCAACCGCGCGAACGAGTTGGTCCTGAGGGTCAAGGATGTAAATCCGGCTGTGGCCGAAATATTCGCTCATCCACTCGACCAGGTTCTCAGCGAGCCAGGCGTCATTATTGGCGCGCAGATTGACGACCGAGTCGTCCCAGATGGCAGAAGTGTCCTGCTCGACGGGCATCCGCTTGGCAAGATCGGCAAGCCCGGTCTGCACGGAGCGGCTTTCGCGCGCAATGGCTCGGTCGTCAATGCGGGACGCCGCCCACCAGCCGAAACTTCCCAGGACGACGATGACCACCGCTGCAAGCAGGAAGGCCAGATATGTAACCTGACGCGACAGGGGTGCTGGGTGCGTGCTTGAGTGAGCCATTTGCGATACCGGATGCGAGGCTCAAGGCTACGCGGGGAACCCTAACAAATGGCTGAATTGCAAAGCGGTTTTGCGCGGGACTTCAGGGGGAGCAGCTGTTGAGGGCTAGCTACGGCGGTTCAACTTGCGAAAGGCGCTGGGCGAGCAGCCCTCGTGCTTGAGAAAAACCCGCGAAAAGTAGAACGAATCTTCGAACCCGATCGCCAGCGCAATGGCCTCCACCGTTTCCTCGGTGACGGCCAGCAGTTCCTTGGCCCGATCAAGGCGTAGCCGCGTCTGCAGGACCTTTGGCGGCACGCCATAGGTTTCCGAGCAATGCCGCCTGAGTGTGGCGGCCGACACGTCGAACTCGGCCGCGAGGGCCGTGAGATCAAGGTCTTCCAGCGCTCGCTCCTTGAGGGCCCTGATCGCCTTGGCGGCGCCGAGGGATGGGCCGGCCCTGTCCGCGGCACCGGCTCTCTGCTGGATGGCGGCGCGGACGATGAGGCGGTGCAGCGTGGCTGCCGAAGCAAAGCGGCTCAAGTGGCCATGCTCGAGCATTTCCGAATGCAGCGTGCTGAACAGCCGGCCCATTTCGGTGACGTCATCGACCTGCATAAGCGGTGCGCCGCGTTTGATTAGCTCCGCCGCTTCGAATTCCTGTGCCAGCGTGCCATCGAAGAGCGCCCAGCGTTCACCCCAGGCCGTGCCCGGTGCCGGCCCATAGGAGTGGAGCACGCCGGGTACGAGGAAGAAGAGGGCAGGGCCGACGACCTCGTGCCGCCCCGACACCGCCGTGACCAACGTGCCGTGCCCGGACTCAACCAGGACCACGGCGTAGCATTGCAGGATGCGATCGACGATCTGGGAGCGGATGGTATGCAGGCCGAATGCCGAAACCTGCATGGCCCGCGTCGGGCTGCTGGTTGCAGTGCGGTAAACCGCCATCGATCGGTCAGTCATGATCGAAAAGTCCAGATTGGTGATTTGTCCATTTTAGCGTGGCGACCAATCGCCTAGTGTTGCGGTCAATCAATGACTCATAGCGGTGATTGAAATGTCAAGTGCTGCAGTGCAGCACTTGGGCTGCCCTTGGCGCGCCGATAGGAGGTAGCCGTCACAGGACGCCACGCGGCTCGGTTCCGGCACTGCCGCCCAAACCAAGAGATTTCTGCCGTGGCGCGGCCGTAGTCTCGAATCCAAACAAGCGCGCCATCAAGGAGGATCCATGATCTCGAAGTACAACCGGCTCGCCATTGGCGGGCTGTTGCTCAGTGTTTCAGCCATAGCGGCACAGGCTGAGACAATCACCCCGACCACGCCACCGGACCCGCCGGTATTCGAGGCGCAGAGCGTGCCGAACTTTGTCGGCGTCAAGGATATGTTCGAGTTCAAGGCGCTGGCCGAGTACCGCGAACCTGATTGGATCACCGAGAACTTCGTCGCATCCGGCAAACTGCCGCCAGTGGCCGAGCGCCTGCCCGAGCAACCGCTGGTCTACAAGACCGCCAACATGCCGGACGGCGTCGGCGTTTATGGCGACGTGATGCGCCACGTTATCGGCGGCCGTCCGGAGGGCTGGAACTACAGCGCCGGGCAGAGCCAGGGCTGGGGCGGCATCGACATCGGCCTGTCTGAGTGCCTGACGCGCACTGGCCCGCTATTCCAGGTCAAGGCCGATGAGCTGGAGCCGCTGCCGAACCTGGCGCAGAGCTGGGAGTGGTCGGAGGATGGCCACCAACTGACGATGCATCTCATCAAGGGCGCCAAATGGTCCGACGGAGTACTCTTCACGTCCGAAGACGCCATGTTCTATTGGGAGGACAACGTCCTTGATCCCAATGTGAGCCCGCTCAACGGCGCCACGCCCGAAACCTTCGGCGAGGGCACGACGCTGGAAGCGCTGGACGAATACACGCTGTTGTGGACGTTCAAGGAAGCGTTCCCCAAGCAGTATCTCTATGCCATGTCTTACGGCACGTTCTGCCCGGGCCCGGCGCATATCCTCAAGCCGGAACATCCGAAATACAACGCCGACAACACCTATGACGAATAT
Encoded proteins:
- a CDS encoding helix-turn-helix domain-containing protein; protein product: MTDRSMAVYRTATSSPTRAMQVSAFGLHTIRSQIVDRILQCYAVVLVESGHGTLVTAVSGRHEVVGPALFFLVPGVLHSYGPAPGTAWGERWALFDGTLAQEFEAAELIKRGAPLMQVDDVTEMGRLFSTLHSEMLEHGHLSRFASAATLHRLIVRAAIQQRAGAADRAGPSLGAAKAIRALKERALEDLDLTALAAEFDVSAATLRRHCSETYGVPPKVLQTRLRLDRAKELLAVTEETVEAIALAIGFEDSFYFSRVFLKHEGCSPSAFRKLNRRS
- a CDS encoding putative bifunctional diguanylate cyclase/phosphodiesterase, with product MAHSSTHPAPLSRQVTYLAFLLAAVVIVVLGSFGWWAASRIDDRAIARESRSVQTGLADLAKRMPVEQDTSAIWDDSVVNLRANNDAWLAENLVEWMSEYFGHSRIYILDPQDQLVRAVADGERVGGSVYEADKAAIAPLVQSLRRQMADASAGLDDSTAAITGLGTQDLIVLGNGQPALVSVRPVIPGSDAVQQAPGTEFLHISARFLDQSVADEIARKYEVPGLAFERSAQTTDERIASPVLDTEGRIVGFFTWIPDEPAFALIKETAPAVIGGVILAALAIAMLLRRLRRTSTMLEHSKAEASFLAFHDPMTGIPNRSLFEDRLDQALANMRRNGSRIALHYLDLDRFKHVNDTLGHPAGDELIRQAAKRLLDQVDEVDTVARLGGDEFAVIQFVAIDTAAALALSQKIVDAFKLPFDIHGHEVRVGATIGVVVTTDGEARAEDLMRQADIALYDAKEHGGGRHQLFAGELGDAVRERRSLELDLRAALEEDRDLELVYQPIYHTRSGNIAGAEALVRWRHPVRGYMSPATFIGLAEERGLIDQLGMWVMRKACLFAAANDIPWVAVNVSPVQFRDEWFANRVFDVLSETGLPAKRLEIEITEGLLLQNSPMIQATLMQLRSRGIRVALDDFGTGYSSISYLRSHGVDKLKIDQSFTAQLGLDLEIDSIVRSIIDLGRAMHMAVTAEGVETEEQRQLLKAMGCNQLQGFLLSRPLTPERITEILDAGNAATVHSQAAG